cgggcgcaattcttatccgatttggaagaaattttgtacaacgacttctctcatgaccttcaacattctaatatggtctgaatcgatttatagcttgacacagctcccatataaaccaatctcccgattttgcttcttgagcccctacaaggcgtaattcttatctgaataaactgaaatattacacaatgacttctacaatgtttagcattcatttatggtccgaatcggactataacacgatatagctctaatagcataacagttctaattcaatattctttgtttgcgtaaaacaagataccgcgcatagaactcgacaaatgcaatccatggtggagggtatataagattcgatacGGCCGAATGTTTCatgtttcaaattaaatttgtattacTGAGCAATTGATAGCAAGGGATTTGAGACAGGCGGAAATAAATGGGTTTAGTAATTAAGATATGTCCAATTGGATGCTTCGGAATGTTtggaaaaagtgatttttttcaataattttatctTTTATTTTCAATGCTCTTTAGTTCATATATTACCTGTGGGAAGTTGAAAGTGGACTAATACTATGTATAAACAATTTCGTAGCTATAAAGAAATTATTGAACTCGCAACGAGCATGTTATTCTTTAGCGCCATAGGAAGTTCAATATGTACCAACTTTAGTTCATACTAAATAGTGTTgaggttcaaaattttttgagtttattATGTCCCCAAAATTAACAGATAAAATgcaatatatacatttttgaagTATTTCTCACATTTACAggctattttcaaatttttaccttatgaaaacagcagaaaatgtttgcagtttTAGCATAAAATTACttctgtcccattttcagctcaCTTTCTGTTCTGTGACAGCAAAcagtttttgctattttttacaCCCTTCTCTTAGGGTGTAAGAAATGGTAAAGCGTAACTAAACTTGTTTTCATTGGTTCTTTATTTTGTTGTCTAGTGTTATAGTTGCAAAAAAAACTGatttaaagatattttaaatGGCGATATACAAAACTTTACGACTGTGTTATATTATCGCTTTGTTATAAAGATGTCTTTGTCATTTTAAAtacgagaaaattttttatagtttcAAAGCGCCATGTTGTCTAGTTTGTTAGCATTCAAAAGTAAACTACTCATATTTTATAAacgtaaattttaaaaaaaaaaattgtttttccaaAATCTCATTTTCGgagttttgtaaaaaattttgccattttCTACACTAAGAGAAATTGATTTATTATTATAATCAAACAATGCCTGctgataaaaatttgaatttattatcttgttttttttttttttaattatttaattactaaatgtaaagggtgatttttttgaggttaggattttcatgcattagtatttgacagatcacgtgggatttcagacatggtgtcaaagagaaagatgctcagtatgctttgacatttcatcatgaatagacttactaacgagcaacgcttgcaaatcattgaattttattaccaaaatcagtgttcggttcgaaatgtgttcaaattttgacaaattttgttcagcgatgaggctcatttctggttgaatggctacgtaaataagcaaaattgccgcatttggagtgaagagcaaccagaagccgttcaagaactgcccatgcatcccgaaaaatgcactgtttggtgtggtttgtacgctggtggaatcattggaccgtattttttcaaagatgctgttggacgcaacgttacggtgaatgaacacatttcgaaccgaacactgattttggtaataaaattcaatgatttgcaagcgttgctcgttagtaagtctattcatgatgaaatgtcaaagcatactgagcatctttctctttgacaccatgtctgaaatcccacgtgatctgtcaaatactaatgcatgaaaatcctaacctcaaaaaaatcaccctttatgtcaatgcatttttaatgtatTTGTATATATCTTTTTGGAAATGTTAAATATACACCCAACGATATTTGTTACACAATATGGCAAACAAAATTGTTAATGTATACAAAAGTTTCTTCAGCTCAAAAATGAGAACTGATTTAGCAAACATCATTtttatcagaaaacattttactCTACGACATTGCAAATTTTCTCATGTATGTTCCATTAAGGAGTACCAGGAATACATCCCTCATATCAATGAACGCTAtccgatccaagtttaagcttaatgataaaggACGCGTGCCGCAGaaagcgtgccgcagagcgacacccaGTGTGTTCAGATTAGGGTAAATTACCCCAAACAGGGGattttttttcaagattggggaaaattttttctcattttaggTACGAGGATTTTGATGAggaaaaagttaaaattgggCAGCATAGATTTAAAAATAATGTTCTTGTTTATACGAATTTTCCTTATGTTTAGTGCTGGccaatacgagggttgcctttatatttggggattggacaaccctggtgttgcaatctgccaactgacagctctctCGTAAAGCTTGATATTTTTGTGGTTATAAGTATTCAAAACGTTTTGACgctttttgtgttgtttacagtaacttaaaaaaatcatctcacccaaaaaatgaaattaaatcgtgaacatcgCAGTATAAACtatgatcggatacctgagacgacacttgaggtcgagtgcggtGTAATGCTACCAGTAGCACAGTattggattggcggaaccctagtattgccatctggaagacaatgttacacggatggatcaaagctagagaacagagtgggcctaggggtctacactgagaacccaggaattgagatcttttttagactgcctgaccataaaacggtcctgcaggtcgagatccgatcacggaatgtgcgaagtggtgtggtgctaacgcgaggacgttgagtgtgaacttcgttatggacagtaaactggtcataaggccaataacaaccaggacggtataaTCACGAACAGTTTTAAAGTGTAGGAAGGAGAATAACGCTTTTTCTAAAAAtgccacgatccgcatcgtttgggtgccgggccatagcgaagtaagagggaatgaaataGTAGACgacttggcagtgaaggccaaaggtctgccgtcaacaaacttggtttaCCCAAAACCTTTCGGCGTGGGCTTCGAAGGCGCACGTAACgcctggaacagcgaaacggtcggaagaacgaaaaaatcctatggggatttTCGAAGTGTAGCCTATTACTGAAGAGAAGCAAACAGGAGGTCGAAGCGAAGcgaagcttttggtatcataacagaacacataggactacgagctccattttgtaaaatcggtgcggcaagtgatagcatgtgtagggcaaacgggggagatgatgagacgttggagcattaccAATGTCATTgtctggctttcgcggctaaaagacaccggcacttaggtggggacacaataccagacttgaaccaactaaggggcgtggtatggaaaacaataagggattttgtaagcagcacggaattccagacatacattttctttttagaggttactttttagagcgcacaaaaagccgattattggcttagttgtatgtcaatagtggcatgggtcggattaatatccgcattctCTTTTCAACTGATATTGCTGTACTATCAAAACCGTATGCCCATAAGGGCAATATAGCCCTTATGGCCATACCAAACGTGGAATGatcacgtttggtatcaattttctctgggtgtatgtggctacaacaaaatcaaatttatttgagtgtaattaaataaaaaaaaaactttgtacgTTTTAAAGAATTCTTAATTTAGATGTACCATGAGCATCAAATTAGAGTCAACACCCATTGAACTGTAAGATTGTGGTAGacatggacatatttacctattaTACTTAGGCAAATGTGTATTTAATAATATTCTTGCAAActtataatataaaaataaaataaataatgtaATAGTAAAAACTGCTTTAGGACGTACAAGAATTGTACATAGGACGTACATTCTTGCAAAAATCctaacaaaaccaaaaattgcACATGTGTTGACACACTTTTGACACTCATTGTAGATTTCGGAAGCTTTGTAAAGTGTAATTAAGCACGAGACTTGGCTTAATTGTGCTATGCAAATACCGATCATAGGGCCATTTGTAAAGTCAAGAACAAATCTTAGCCATTGCCGTTCTTTTCCGCATGAACGTATGTGTAAAACGTGATGTTTGTAAAATGGTTTAATGCAGCTTCAAAAGAATTGGGTGGCAAAAGATAGCACAGCAAAAATGCATTGCTGTGCAATTAAAAATTGGACTATATAAGATATGTATACAGCTGTTTTAGGTATCATTTCCAATTCCCCGCTGTGGTTGGATATCGGCCAAATCATGCGCTGTCTAATAGGTTATACTTTGTTTTTGACAATTTTGAAATTGAGTCAATCGGGATGGTAAGTTGTAACTTGGCAATTGATAGGAATCCACAAGAAAATTAATGCTATTTTATCCTTCCATAGCCCTTATTCCGATATGATGGCTGCTGCAAGCACAAGTGCAGCTAGTGGGGCAGTTGCATCTAGCGGAAATGGCGGATATCCCATGCCAATGATGGATTCCGTTTACGGCCCACATCCCGAAGGCTATGATGGTGACCACGGTTATCCTCATCATGGCGATGAATATTCCGATCACTCCAGAAATAGCATTTTCCGTTCTTTTGAGGGAACAGCTAAAATGGAATGTGCTGTTCCTCCCATGACTTGTGGCAATGACTCGTCCCTAATTTATTATCGTTCCTTCGATGGCTCCTGCAACAATCTGGCCCATCCCGGTTACGGTATGGCAAATTCCAGATATGGCCGTCTTTTGAAACCACGTTATGGTGATGGCAAATACACCCCCACCAAATCTGTTACCGGAGCTGCTTTGCCCAATGCCCGCGTTCTTTCGTTGTCTTTGTTTGGTGAGATGACCCGTCCCGATTATGGTCGCACCATGATGACAATGCAATGGGGTCAACTTGTTGGTCACGACATGGGTCAATTAATGCAGCCCGATCAGGGTAAGTTGAAAACAGGATATGCTAACTTTTGTAACATTTGAACATTGAACATTTCTACCATCGCGGAAAATTTATTTGccactctataaagtatatatgtataaatgTGAGAGTGGTCAAATTCTTAGACGGTTTAGCGGCGTCTAAATGTTTGTCTATATGTCTGTCTGCTTGTTGTAAATAACGAGAGCGGCTAAATCATTCAGGAGCTATGGGCAGCGGAACGACATTCATTCGGTAGCTGCTCACTACTTCCACTACCATATTGTCGTAGAAGATTAGCATCAGTTGCTGTGTCTACGAACAGAAATGATCTTTATCTACAagtgaagagagagagagagaggggggcAAGATCGACCTTGGAccttggactcggctataaaaaaggtccattatcgttgagtttaaacttgaatcggaatcaggcggccaccggcacttggAAATTACTGAAattagataccaaattcgttctttattcccaacgaaaatgaagttcacttaagggggtgctttagggcgcaaccccaaaacacttggttccaaaattggatatcaaactcgtttactactctcaaatacctttcatttgagtcccatattgtcataatggatcaaataacccatttgacatatcttaaggaggaaaagcgccacctagacttgaacgcaaattttaatgtaatattcgtaatctactccctaatacctatcgtttgagtcccatatagccatggtcggctaatatgcccatttgggggtatttgggggtgggcgacttcccattacttggacctaattttttatgtcatatttgtaatctactgtcgaatacttttcatttgaggcccacatTGAtgtgaacgtccaatatgtctgtttgggggaattttggggttggggcggcccgaagagtacttagacccaaattttaatatcatatttgttttctacttgccaatacctttcatttgatgtccatattgtcatgatacgtccacttttgattttgggtggtgtttttggataatgtgggagggtacgcccccttccgaaatcaacaaattataaagcccattTTTCCTTCCTGACCATGTTTGCAATCTATTCCTGCGTACGTtgcattgtcatgatcgtctaaaaaccctattttagggggtattggggttggggcggacctccagttacttggatccaatttttaatatgaaattcgtattctactcctgaatacatttcatttgagtcccatattgtcccgatctgttgacttttatttttgggtagtacttttggggtaggggggaatgtccacccccttccgatatcaaaaaattataaagcctatgtttccctccagaccaacctacacaatctgtgaaaatttcaaggtaatcagccgtttttgagtctatacggaacaaaccgataaacgaacacaaattgaattttattgggttgcccaagaagtaattgcggattttttaaaagaaagtaaatgaatttttaataaaacttagaatgaactgtaatcaaatatacttttttacactttttttctaaagcaagctaaaagtaacagctgataactgaccgaagaaaaaatgcaattacagagtcacaagctgtgaaaaaatttgtcaacgccgactatatgaaaaatccgcaattactttttgggcaacccaatatataaatgtATTAAGTGCTCCTAAAGTATAAACAACATTTTGTCTCTTGCGAAATTGGAACAAAACTgctatttatattattttttttattgtttctctTCCCCAGATGACTGCTGTGAAAATCCCGATAGCAAATTCTGCTATAACATTCCATTGCACGTCTATGGCCCCATTACCTTAGGTACAGGTAAAACTTGTCAGAGTTTTACGCGTGCTGTAAGTGATGTGGATATCTCTTGCCCCTACAGCACCTTGGGCTATGCCGAAAAACTCTCCCGACAGACCTCATTCTTGGACATGGGATCCATGTACGGCAATTCTCTAGAGCAAAGCATTAAAGTGCGCTCATATCAAGGTGGTCTCTTGAAAACCGTTTGGAATGGTAATCAAGAATTATGTCCAGTCATAACCAACGAGCAAGGAGAATGCTCAAATGAAGTGGGAAGTTGCTTTGCCGTTCCAGATGCCCGTAATCAATTCACTCCTTCAGCTATTGCCGCACACACTCTGTTTGTTCGTGAACACAAtcgtttggccaaaattttggctaaattgaATCCCCACTTCTCGGATGAGAAACTCTTCCAAGTTGCTAGAAAAATCAACGTTGCCCAATACCAGAAAATCTCCTATTACGAATGGTTGCCACTGCTTTTGGGTTCCTCCCATTGCTACGAAAATCACCTGACCCACAATGTAGGATCATACGATTATGTGAATGACTATAACGAAAACTGGCATCCTGCTACATATGCTGATTCTGCCATAGGCGCTCTACGTTACGGACACACCACTGTGCCCGGTTGGTTCACGTAAGTTTGAtgaacatatttatttttaatgaaagtTATGAAATATTAAAGCTGctgattttgaattttttgcccaaaaggGACATCcgcttttaaaaaaataacaaaaataaactttCAGCAGACATTATTTACCACGCTTAGttccaacattttgttttacattttttcaCCTTTTTCACTTCCTATTTATAGACTGTTCGCTGCTGATCGTTACCACAATCAATCCCTGCGTCTTTCAGACTACTTCCAAAGAGAAGAAACCGTTCAATTCTTCCAGAATAGTAACTCTTTCGATCCTCTGGTAAGAGGCTTGGTAACACAAATGGAAAAACGTGCCGATGGCAACGTCGATAAGGAAGTGAGTACAATtcgttttattttaacaaaattttctcaatttcaTATTATCATCTGTAAAAAAAATAGCTTAAACATTACTTGAATCGTCAAAATGTCGATGAATTTGGTGTTGATTTGAAAGCCATTGACATTCAACGTGGACGTGACTTTGGTCTTCCCAGCTACAACGATTACAGAGAATTTTGTGGTCTTCCCCGAGCTTATCATTGGTCTGATTTTGCTCATACTATGGATCCCCAGGTATGTATATACAAActatttgttcttttttttcaatttattaaaaacaacgGCTAAATTCGTAATTGCATCTGTATTCCAGAAAATTGCCTTGCT
This Stomoxys calcitrans chromosome 2, idStoCalc2.1, whole genome shotgun sequence DNA region includes the following protein-coding sequences:
- the LOC106082238 gene encoding peroxidase; the encoded protein is MRCLIGYTLFLTILKLSQSGCPYSDMMAAASTSAASGAVASSGNGGYPMPMMDSVYGPHPEGYDGDHGYPHHGDEYSDHSRNSIFRSFEGTAKMECAVPPMTCGNDSSLIYYRSFDGSCNNLAHPGYGMANSRYGRLLKPRYGDGKYTPTKSVTGAALPNARVLSLSLFGEMTRPDYGRTMMTMQWGQLVGHDMGQLMQPDQDDCCENPDSKFCYNIPLHVYGPITLGTGKTCQSFTRAVSDVDISCPYSTLGYAEKLSRQTSFLDMGSMYGNSLEQSIKVRSYQGGLLKTVWNGNQELCPVITNEQGECSNEVGSCFAVPDARNQFTPSAIAAHTLFVREHNRLAKILAKLNPHFSDEKLFQVARKINVAQYQKISYYEWLPLLLGSSHCYENHLTHNVGSYDYVNDYNENWHPATYADSAIGALRYGHTTVPGWFTLFAADRYHNQSLRLSDYFQREETVQFFQNSNSFDPLVRGLVTQMEKRADGNVDKELKHYLNRQNVDEFGVDLKAIDIQRGRDFGLPSYNDYREFCGLPRAYHWSDFAHTMDPQKIALLQKFYASPNDVDLNVGGALEHHVGDSLFGPTFQCLVTKQFQTARKSDRFFFEHNNMNAGFTPEQLAEIRKVTLSSVVCANSGLKQIQPNAFRYPNEENNLVSCQSIPQMNLKVWQEHGGY